The following proteins are co-located in the Imtechella halotolerans genome:
- the argB gene encoding acetylglutamate kinase, which translates to MKPAVSILKIGGGLIEDPKRLNTLVQAFANLKGLKVLVHGGGKLATQLAQQLDIPTQMVEGRRITDNDTLNIITMAYAGWANKTIVSKLQAEACNALGLSGADGNSITAVKRPSLPIDYGFVGDITSVNISFINMLLDNGITPVFCALTHDANGQLLNTNADTIASEIAIALSETHAVQLYYCFDKPGVLQDVNNPESVITHITKNTYNQLLEAGIVADGMIPKLHNCFHALERGVDTVSIGDEQMITHKNNLYTLLTLT; encoded by the coding sequence ATGAAACCTGCTGTTTCTATACTAAAAATTGGAGGAGGTCTGATTGAAGATCCAAAACGACTAAACACTTTGGTACAAGCTTTTGCTAATTTAAAAGGATTAAAAGTGCTAGTTCATGGAGGTGGTAAACTAGCTACCCAACTGGCTCAACAATTAGATATTCCAACTCAAATGGTTGAAGGCCGTCGTATAACTGATAATGATACGCTAAACATAATCACAATGGCTTATGCCGGATGGGCTAATAAAACAATTGTTAGTAAACTTCAAGCAGAGGCATGTAATGCTCTGGGATTATCTGGCGCCGATGGAAACAGTATAACGGCTGTAAAACGTCCGAGCTTACCAATTGATTACGGATTTGTTGGAGATATAACTTCCGTTAATATTTCTTTTATAAACATGCTGTTAGATAATGGAATAACTCCCGTGTTCTGCGCTTTAACACATGACGCTAATGGGCAATTATTAAATACAAATGCGGATACTATTGCTTCTGAAATTGCTATTGCTCTTAGTGAAACGCATGCAGTACAATTGTATTATTGTTTTGACAAACCTGGTGTCCTTCAAGATGTAAACAACCCTGAATCTGTGATTACTCACATTACTAAAAATACCTACAATCAATTATTGGAAGCAGGAATTGTTGCCGATGGCATGATTCCTAAACTACATAATTGCTTTCATGCACTAGAGCGTGGTGTGGATACCGTTTCTATTGGTGATGAACAGATGATAACTCATAAAAACAATTTATACACACTTTTAACCCTAACCTAA
- a CDS encoding M20 family metallo-hydrolase: protein MDNHQLHKKALTLLQNLIATPSFSSEEEQTALLIEQWFLQHSIPFKRSKNNVWAFNKHEDPSKPYILLNSHHDTVKPNSAYTKDPFLPHIEDGKLFGLGSNDAGGCLVALLATFTYFFDKEDLAYNLVMVASAEEESSGPNGLNSVLAELPPLAVAIVGEPTQMQLAIAEKGLVVFDAKISGTPSHAAHPNDDNCIYKCIEVLDWFRNFSFPKVSEVLGAVKLTVTQIHAGSQHNVVPAEVNLVVDVRVNDCYTNHEIAQILEEQAPCQLKARSLRLNSSSIPENHPLVQAGLAMGRTTYGSPTLSDQAALSCHSLKMGPGDSTRSHSADEYIYVEEIYEGINLYIELLERVLLCTSKN, encoded by the coding sequence ATGGATAATCACCAACTCCATAAAAAAGCGCTTACTCTGTTACAAAATTTAATTGCAACGCCATCCTTTTCTTCTGAGGAAGAACAAACAGCTCTGCTAATTGAGCAATGGTTTTTGCAACATTCAATTCCTTTTAAACGCAGTAAAAATAATGTATGGGCTTTCAATAAACATGAAGATCCTTCTAAACCTTATATACTGCTAAATTCTCATCATGACACTGTAAAACCCAACTCAGCCTATACAAAAGATCCTTTTTTACCTCACATAGAAGATGGGAAATTATTTGGATTAGGGAGTAATGATGCTGGAGGGTGTCTTGTGGCATTATTAGCAACATTTACTTATTTTTTTGACAAAGAGGATTTAGCTTATAACCTTGTTATGGTGGCTTCTGCTGAGGAAGAGAGTTCGGGGCCAAATGGCTTAAATTCTGTTTTAGCTGAACTACCCCCTTTAGCTGTTGCCATTGTAGGAGAGCCCACTCAAATGCAATTAGCCATAGCAGAAAAAGGCCTCGTTGTTTTTGATGCTAAGATAAGTGGCACACCAAGTCATGCTGCCCATCCTAATGACGATAATTGTATTTATAAATGTATTGAAGTTTTAGATTGGTTTCGAAATTTTAGCTTCCCTAAGGTATCAGAGGTTCTTGGTGCTGTTAAACTTACCGTTACTCAAATACATGCCGGAAGTCAGCATAATGTTGTGCCTGCTGAAGTTAATTTAGTAGTTGATGTTCGTGTAAATGATTGCTATACCAATCATGAAATTGCTCAAATCTTGGAAGAACAAGCACCTTGCCAACTAAAGGCCCGTTCCCTACGTCTAAACTCATCTTCTATTCCTGAGAATCATCCATTGGTACAAGCAGGCCTGGCTATGGGCCGAACTACATACGGTTCTCCTACTCTTTCAGATCAAGCCGCTTTAAGCTGTCATTCGCTTAAAATGGGCCCTGGAGATTCCACACGCTCGCATTCAGCTGATGAATACATCTATGTAGAAGAAATTTATGAAGGAATCAACCTCTATATCGAATTATTAGAACGTGTACTTTTATGTACCTCTAAAAACTAA
- the proC gene encoding pyrroline-5-carboxylate reductase, which translates to MKIAIIGTGNLGEAIAHGLLKSNAVTTLYLTKRNPAEIQSFESHKGVTVTADNSLAVQQSDIVIFAVQPGQLEGILHEIKELLTDKHVLISTVTGFSIARIEAVLGSDHYILRSMPNTAISVGKSMTCIASNEKGKKRIELTMAIFNRMGTSIAIPEEQMQAATVICASGIAFWMRLIRATTQAAIQLGFDAHQAQYMAMHTCSGASDLLIHNGKHPEEEIDKVTTPKGCTIEGLNEMEHQGLSSSLIKGMVASFEKINHIA; encoded by the coding sequence ATGAAAATAGCAATCATAGGAACAGGTAATTTAGGAGAAGCCATTGCACATGGCCTTCTTAAAAGTAATGCGGTGACAACTTTATACCTTACCAAGCGTAATCCTGCCGAAATTCAATCATTTGAATCCCATAAGGGGGTTACTGTAACTGCAGATAACAGCTTAGCTGTTCAGCAATCGGATATTGTTATATTTGCCGTACAACCAGGTCAACTAGAAGGCATTTTACATGAAATAAAAGAACTCCTAACCGATAAACATGTATTGATTTCTACGGTCACAGGCTTTTCTATTGCACGCATTGAAGCCGTGTTAGGTTCCGATCATTATATTCTGAGAAGTATGCCTAATACTGCCATATCTGTGGGTAAGTCGATGACATGCATTGCCAGTAACGAAAAGGGTAAAAAGCGCATTGAGCTCACCATGGCTATTTTTAATCGCATGGGAACATCCATAGCTATCCCAGAAGAACAAATGCAAGCAGCCACCGTAATTTGCGCTAGCGGAATAGCCTTCTGGATGCGACTCATACGAGCTACAACTCAGGCAGCCATTCAATTGGGCTTTGATGCACACCAAGCACAATATATGGCGATGCATACCTGTTCTGGCGCCTCTGATTTGCTTATTCATAACGGAAAACACCCGGAGGAAGAAATTGATAAGGTTACCACTCCAAAAGGATGCACTATTGAAGGTCTTAATGAAATGGAACATCAGGGATTGAGTTCCTCCTTAATCAAAGGTATGGTGGCTTCATTTGAAAAAATCAACCACATAGCTTAA
- a CDS encoding aspartate aminotransferase family protein: MKLFDVYPLYPITPVKGQDVYVYDDAGTQYLDLYGGHAVISVGHSHPHYVTKVSEQLSQLAFYSNAIQNPLQQELANKLGALSGCDDYQLFLCNSGAEANENALKLASFVTGKTDVIAFTNGFHGRTSAAVAATDNPGINAPLNAQHKVHILPLNDHKSVEEVLSNFPVCAIIIEPIQGVGGLDEPTSEFLQQLEALCKSHGALLIADEVQSGYGRSGSFFAFQQHTITPDIISIAKGMGNGFPIGGILIHPSIKAKHGMLGTTFGGNHLACAAGIAVLEIMEKEALIDQVNEISSYFREQAAELPQLTAIKGRGLMLGLEFPFEIAELRKRLIFDYHIFTGSANNKKLIRILPPLTLQKSHVDTFIQALKDILKNT; the protein is encoded by the coding sequence ATGAAATTATTTGACGTTTATCCATTATATCCTATAACTCCTGTAAAAGGACAAGATGTTTATGTATATGATGATGCCGGGACCCAGTACCTTGACCTATATGGAGGTCATGCAGTAATTTCCGTAGGACACTCCCATCCTCATTATGTAACAAAAGTTAGTGAGCAATTAAGTCAACTGGCTTTTTATTCCAATGCAATTCAAAACCCATTACAACAAGAATTAGCCAACAAACTAGGGGCCCTATCTGGTTGTGATGACTATCAACTATTTTTATGTAATTCGGGTGCAGAAGCCAATGAAAATGCATTGAAACTTGCGTCTTTTGTAACTGGAAAAACGGATGTGATTGCCTTTACTAATGGCTTTCATGGAAGAACCTCGGCTGCCGTTGCAGCTACTGACAATCCAGGAATAAATGCACCACTTAATGCTCAGCACAAGGTGCATATTCTCCCTCTAAATGACCATAAATCAGTGGAAGAAGTGTTGTCAAATTTCCCTGTATGTGCCATTATTATCGAACCTATTCAAGGAGTAGGTGGACTGGATGAACCTACATCAGAATTCTTACAACAATTGGAAGCCTTATGTAAAAGTCATGGTGCATTACTTATTGCAGATGAAGTCCAATCTGGCTATGGACGTAGTGGTTCATTTTTTGCCTTTCAACAACATACCATAACTCCAGATATAATTAGCATAGCAAAAGGAATGGGAAATGGATTTCCAATTGGAGGTATTCTTATTCACCCTTCTATTAAAGCCAAACATGGCATGTTGGGGACTACCTTTGGAGGAAATCACCTTGCTTGCGCAGCTGGAATTGCTGTATTGGAAATAATGGAAAAAGAGGCCCTTATAGATCAGGTGAATGAAATTTCTAGCTACTTTAGAGAGCAAGCAGCAGAGCTACCACAGCTAACAGCCATCAAAGGACGTGGACTCATGCTTGGGTTAGAGTTCCCATTTGAAATAGCTGAATTACGCAAAAGACTTATCTTTGATTACCACATATTTACTGGTAGTGCCAATAATAAAAAGTTGATTCGAATTCTGCCTCCTTTAACATTACAAAAATCACATGTGGACACCTTCATTCAAGCCTTGAAGGATATTCTAAAAAATACATAG
- the argC gene encoding N-acetyl-gamma-glutamyl-phosphate reductase — protein MIKVGIIGGSGYTGGELIRLLIHHPHTEIDFVYSTTKAGKPITEAHEDLLGLTDCCFTDTVNTEVNVLFLCLGHGNSKAFLEQYEFASHTRIIDLSNDFRLTYDAQFQNKTFVYGLPELYKQQIKNAQYIANPGCFATAIQLALLPLAMAGLLKNDVHINAITGSTGAGIGLSSTSHFSWRNNNISWYKPFTHQHLGEIGQSLKSLQKQEVSIYFMPQRGDFTRGIYATAYTKFEGDLDQATALYQSFYAEAPFTQLSAKEIHLKQVVNTNQCHIHLHKHENTLLVTSAIDNLLKGASGQAIQNMNLLFGLPETEGLQLKATFF, from the coding sequence ATGATTAAAGTAGGAATTATAGGAGGATCAGGCTATACAGGAGGTGAGCTTATTCGTCTTCTTATACATCACCCACATACCGAAATTGATTTTGTGTATAGCACAACAAAAGCTGGTAAACCAATCACTGAAGCCCATGAAGACTTATTGGGTTTAACCGATTGCTGCTTTACAGATACTGTAAATACTGAAGTAAATGTACTTTTTCTTTGTTTGGGACATGGAAATTCAAAAGCATTTTTAGAACAATATGAATTTGCCTCTCATACACGTATAATTGACCTAAGTAATGATTTTCGTCTCACCTATGATGCTCAATTTCAGAACAAAACATTCGTGTACGGACTTCCTGAATTATATAAACAACAAATTAAAAATGCTCAATATATCGCTAACCCAGGTTGTTTTGCAACCGCTATCCAGCTAGCTTTATTACCCCTAGCAATGGCTGGATTGCTTAAAAATGATGTACATATCAATGCAATCACGGGTAGTACTGGTGCTGGTATTGGACTTTCGTCTACTTCTCATTTCAGTTGGCGTAATAACAATATTAGTTGGTATAAACCTTTTACTCATCAACATTTAGGTGAAATAGGTCAAAGTCTTAAAAGCCTTCAGAAACAAGAAGTCTCCATATATTTCATGCCTCAAAGAGGAGATTTTACAAGAGGAATTTATGCTACAGCATATACAAAATTTGAAGGAGATTTAGACCAGGCTACTGCGCTTTACCAATCGTTTTATGCAGAAGCTCCATTTACCCAGCTATCAGCTAAGGAGATTCATTTAAAGCAGGTAGTAAATACAAATCAATGTCATATACATCTTCACAAGCATGAGAACACACTACTTGTGACTAGTGCCATTGATAATTTATTAAAAGGAGCTAGCGGACAAGCGATACAAAACATGAATTTATTGTTTGGTTTGCCTGAAACTGAAGGATTACAATTAAAAGCTACCTTCTTTTAA
- the tilS gene encoding tRNA lysidine(34) synthetase TilS encodes MFTKFKQHLDQHFPEVSHQLVLIAVSGGLDSMVLANLFKEAGYTFAIAHCNFKLRANESDADEQFVVQWAQRHHIPIHVKKFDTKQYATSHKLNTQLAARELRYKWFSSLVQEHSYSAVLTAHHADDALETFLINLSRGTGLDGLTGIPEKNGAIVRPLLPFSRLELKSYAEENKLEWREDSSNATINYLRNRIRHTIVPNLKMMHPEFLHNFLRTQTYLRQNASLVASVIEKSKEELFEKDGNVITISIPELRKLHPFELYVHELFHPYGFSAPSVLDLLSSMSGKQLFSDAFRLLKDREKLILKSRDFSEVSQVLWDNGIDAITLTNWALTMETVMGKGETSSNCIYLDKETLKFPLLIRKWEKGDYFYPTGMQGKKKLSKFFKDEKRTLFEKEQQWLLCSGKDIVWVIGLRADRRFLASTTSSSVCMIKAQSLS; translated from the coding sequence ATGTTTACAAAATTCAAACAGCATTTAGATCAACATTTTCCAGAAGTTTCTCATCAATTAGTATTAATTGCTGTGAGTGGTGGTCTTGATAGTATGGTGTTGGCTAATTTATTTAAAGAAGCTGGTTATACTTTTGCCATAGCACATTGTAATTTTAAATTAAGAGCTAATGAAAGTGATGCAGATGAGCAATTTGTGGTACAATGGGCTCAAAGGCATCATATCCCTATTCATGTAAAAAAATTCGACACAAAACAATACGCCACTAGTCATAAGCTAAACACTCAGTTGGCAGCTAGAGAATTGCGATATAAATGGTTTTCTTCTTTAGTTCAAGAACATTCTTATAGTGCTGTACTTACAGCGCATCATGCAGATGATGCACTAGAAACGTTTTTAATCAATTTATCTAGGGGAACAGGGCTTGACGGACTCACTGGTATTCCAGAAAAGAATGGAGCTATAGTAAGACCTTTATTGCCATTTTCCAGACTTGAGTTAAAATCTTATGCAGAAGAAAATAAGCTAGAATGGAGAGAAGATAGTAGTAATGCAACCATTAATTATTTGCGCAATAGAATTCGTCATACTATTGTTCCAAATCTAAAAATGATGCATCCTGAGTTTTTGCACAATTTTTTAAGAACTCAGACCTATTTAAGACAAAATGCCTCATTAGTTGCTTCAGTTATTGAAAAAAGTAAAGAAGAACTTTTTGAAAAGGATGGAAATGTAATTACTATTTCTATACCTGAATTAAGGAAACTACATCCTTTCGAATTGTATGTACATGAATTATTCCATCCTTATGGATTTTCCGCCCCATCAGTACTAGATTTATTGTCATCCATGAGTGGAAAACAGTTGTTTTCAGATGCATTTCGTTTGTTAAAAGATCGGGAGAAGCTCATATTAAAATCAAGAGATTTCAGTGAGGTGTCTCAAGTATTGTGGGATAATGGAATAGATGCAATTACCTTAACTAATTGGGCGCTTACGATGGAAACAGTGATGGGGAAGGGTGAAACCTCATCAAATTGTATCTATCTTGATAAAGAAACGTTAAAGTTCCCACTTCTAATTCGTAAATGGGAAAAAGGAGATTATTTTTACCCAACTGGAATGCAAGGTAAAAAAAAGTTAAGTAAGTTTTTTAAAGATGAGAAGCGAACTCTATTTGAAAAAGAACAACAATGGCTTTTGTGTTCTGGTAAAGACATTGTTTGGGTTATCGGATTGCGTGCCGATCGAAGATTTTTGGCGTCCACAACATCTTCATCAGTTTGCATGATTAAAGCACAAAGTTTGTCTTGA
- a CDS encoding N-acetylornithine carbamoyltransferase, producing the protein MKHYLDIDDIVSVPALIQEALTLKNLPYAYEALGKHRTLGMLFFNSSLRTRLSTQKAAQNLGMNTMVMNLNNDGWQLEFEDGSIMNGNTAEHIKEAAAVISQYVDIIALRAFPSLSDKEKDEAEQIIKSFQKFATVPIVNMESATAHPLQALADAITITEFQTIRRPKVVLSWAPHPRALPHAVPNSFVKMMQRMDVDFVITHPEGYELNPLITRNVPINYNQNDALKDADFVYVKNWSSYNQYGQICSTDPQWMMTSEKLGMAKFMHCLPVRRNVIVEDAILDGPQSIVIQQANNRTWAAQAVLKNILENL; encoded by the coding sequence ATGAAACACTATTTAGATATAGATGATATTGTATCAGTTCCGGCTCTTATTCAAGAAGCACTTACACTTAAAAATCTACCCTATGCATATGAAGCATTGGGAAAGCATCGTACCCTGGGAATGCTTTTCTTTAATTCAAGTCTTCGTACACGCCTTAGTACACAAAAGGCAGCTCAAAATTTAGGTATGAACACCATGGTGATGAACCTAAACAATGATGGATGGCAATTAGAATTTGAAGATGGAAGTATAATGAATGGTAATACAGCAGAACATATTAAGGAAGCTGCAGCTGTGATTTCTCAATATGTTGACATTATTGCCCTACGAGCATTTCCCTCCTTATCGGATAAAGAAAAAGATGAAGCAGAGCAAATTATAAAGAGCTTTCAAAAGTTTGCTACTGTTCCAATTGTAAATATGGAAAGTGCCACAGCTCACCCCTTACAAGCCTTAGCTGATGCCATTACCATTACGGAGTTTCAAACCATTCGGCGTCCTAAAGTAGTACTTTCATGGGCACCTCATCCTCGTGCCCTTCCTCATGCCGTGCCTAATTCATTTGTAAAGATGATGCAGCGAATGGATGTAGATTTCGTTATTACCCACCCTGAAGGATACGAACTGAATCCTTTAATAACACGAAATGTCCCAATTAATTACAACCAAAATGACGCCCTAAAGGATGCAGACTTTGTTTATGTAAAAAATTGGAGTAGTTATAATCAATACGGTCAAATTTGTTCAACAGATCCTCAATGGATGATGACATCAGAAAAATTAGGCATGGCAAAATTCATGCACTGTCTTCCAGTACGTCGTAATGTAATTGTGGAAGATGCAATTTTGGATGGTCCTCAATCCATTGTTATTCAACAAGCAAATAACCGTACCTGGGCAGCTCAAGCAGTTTTAAAAAATATTTTAGAAAACCTTTAA
- a CDS encoding anthranilate synthase component I family protein, whose amino-acid sequence MQRTQACFTISNTHVFKHQLLQWAQSFEEVVWLDSNEYQHSYSSYEAVLAVGALTALKTDYFHAFDALKEYRNHTKDWLFGYLSYDLKNDTESLTSSNIDDVEFPDLYFFQPQKLILIKENKVTFSYLPMVDDEIYDDFSAINSLVGMEIKSHPPLTIKKRMDEDTYLQQIAALKSHIYRGDVYEANFCQEFYATEATIDPINTYHKLNDISRPPFASFLKLENKFALSASPERFLKRNGTHVVSQPIKGTARRAENMEEDEGLKEALRTDEKERSENIMIVDLVRNDLSHYASKGSVIVEELCKIYTFEQVHQMISTITASVALEIDSVDLIKSVFPMGSMTGAPKIAAMQLIEKLESTKRGLYSGAIGYFAPNGDFDFNVVIRSILYNAEKQFVSFSVGSAITARSVPEKEYEECLLKAKAMRTVLV is encoded by the coding sequence ATGCAGCGCACTCAGGCGTGTTTTACAATAAGTAATACTCATGTTTTTAAGCATCAACTTTTACAATGGGCTCAGTCCTTTGAAGAAGTGGTATGGCTAGATTCTAATGAATACCAACATTCGTACAGCAGTTATGAAGCAGTATTGGCAGTTGGCGCGCTTACTGCTTTAAAAACAGATTATTTTCATGCATTTGATGCCTTAAAAGAATATAGGAACCACACCAAAGATTGGTTGTTTGGGTATCTTTCATATGATTTAAAGAATGATACTGAATCCCTTACATCTTCCAATATTGATGATGTGGAATTTCCAGATCTTTATTTTTTTCAACCTCAGAAGTTGATTCTTATTAAGGAAAATAAAGTTACTTTCTCATATTTACCTATGGTAGATGATGAAATTTATGACGATTTTAGTGCTATTAACTCTTTAGTTGGGATGGAAATTAAATCTCATCCACCTTTGACAATTAAAAAACGCATGGATGAGGATACCTATTTACAACAAATAGCAGCTTTAAAAAGTCATATCTACAGAGGTGATGTCTATGAAGCTAATTTTTGCCAAGAATTCTATGCGACTGAGGCAACTATTGATCCTATTAATACGTATCATAAATTAAACGATATTTCTAGACCTCCGTTTGCGAGTTTTCTGAAGTTAGAAAATAAATTTGCTTTGTCAGCCTCTCCTGAACGGTTTTTAAAACGTAATGGGACTCATGTGGTGTCCCAGCCTATTAAAGGTACGGCTCGTAGAGCTGAAAATATGGAAGAAGATGAAGGCTTAAAAGAAGCCTTACGTACTGATGAAAAGGAACGTTCTGAAAATATTATGATTGTAGATTTGGTTCGCAATGATCTTTCTCATTACGCGTCAAAAGGGAGTGTTATTGTTGAAGAACTATGCAAAATCTATACTTTTGAACAAGTACATCAAATGATTTCAACAATCACAGCGTCTGTTGCCCTAGAAATAGATAGTGTTGATTTGATTAAATCCGTTTTCCCCATGGGGAGTATGACCGGAGCACCTAAAATTGCCGCCATGCAACTTATTGAAAAGCTAGAATCTACTAAAAGAGGATTGTATAGTGGTGCCATAGGATATTTTGCCCCCAATGGAGATTTTGATTTTAATGTAGTTATTCGCAGTATCTTGTATAATGCAGAAAAACAATTTGTGTCGTTTTCAGTAGGGAGCGCCATAACGGCTCGTTCTGTTCCTGAAAAAGAGTATGAGGAATGTTTACTTAAGGCTAAAGCCATGCGAACAGTGCTAGTGTAA
- a CDS encoding GNAT family N-acetyltransferase, which produces MKIEIANKSHYQYAAVICDTIAESAKIRGTGIAKRTPEYIMTKMDNGNAVIALEGDTFAGFCYIEVWGHEKFVANSGLIVHPDFRNQGLAKEIKKAIFNLSRSKFPNAKIFGITTGLAVMKINYDLGYEPVTFSELTDDPAFWNGCQTCKNFDILTRTERKMCLCTGMLYDPAEKEKNTQHKHEYNGKVFQRLKSIKQAIFLKKEKKK; this is translated from the coding sequence ATGAAAATTGAGATTGCCAATAAGTCGCATTATCAATATGCGGCAGTTATTTGTGATACCATTGCTGAATCAGCCAAGATACGTGGTACCGGTATTGCAAAACGTACCCCTGAGTACATTATGACCAAAATGGATAATGGCAACGCAGTCATTGCTCTTGAAGGCGATACTTTTGCTGGATTTTGCTATATCGAAGTTTGGGGACATGAGAAGTTTGTAGCTAATTCAGGATTAATTGTTCATCCTGATTTTAGAAATCAAGGTTTAGCTAAAGAAATCAAAAAAGCTATTTTTAATTTGTCTCGCAGTAAATTTCCTAATGCTAAAATTTTTGGTATCACTACCGGCCTAGCCGTCATGAAAATCAATTACGATTTAGGATATGAACCAGTTACTTTTTCTGAATTGACAGATGACCCAGCTTTTTGGAATGGATGCCAAACATGTAAAAATTTTGATATTCTCACTCGTACTGAACGTAAGATGTGTCTCTGTACAGGGATGTTATACGATCCAGCTGAAAAAGAAAAGAACACACAACACAAACATGAATATAACGGAAAAGTGTTTCAACGATTAAAAAGCATCAAACAAGCAATTTTCCTAAAAAAAGAAAAGAAAAAATAA
- the argG gene encoding argininosuccinate synthase codes for MKKLVLAYSGGLDTSYCAKYLSAEEGYEVHAVSVNTGGFSAEEIKQIESKALQLGVTSYTSIDAVDIFYQTVVKYLIYGNVLKNNTYPLSVSAERIVQALEIIAYAKKMGASYIAHGSTGAGNDQVRFDMIFQVLAPEIEIITPIRDKKLARQEEIDYLQAQGIHLEWAKAKYSINKGLWGTSVGGEETLTSHLTLPEEAWPSQLEETTPQQVKLSFHKGELIAVNDEELTSVAAIEKLQSIASKYAIGRDIHIGDTIIGIKGRVGFEAAAPIITIKAHHALEKHVLTKWQQQHKDYLGNWYGMLLHEGQYLDEVMRNIEAFLTDSQKNVTGDVWVSLHPYRFAIDGISSPHDLMNAHFGSYGEMNKGWTADDAKGFIKIVSNSTKIHQAVNTKDHD; via the coding sequence ATGAAAAAGTTAGTTTTAGCCTATAGCGGAGGTCTAGATACCTCCTACTGCGCCAAGTATCTCTCTGCAGAAGAAGGATATGAAGTTCATGCCGTAAGTGTAAATACCGGTGGTTTTTCTGCGGAAGAAATTAAACAGATAGAATCAAAAGCACTTCAACTAGGAGTTACCAGTTACACCTCTATAGATGCTGTAGACATATTTTACCAAACAGTTGTAAAATACCTTATCTACGGAAATGTACTTAAAAATAATACCTATCCACTGTCGGTTAGTGCAGAACGTATTGTTCAAGCATTGGAAATTATTGCCTACGCCAAAAAAATGGGAGCCTCGTATATTGCCCATGGTAGTACAGGTGCGGGTAATGACCAAGTTCGATTTGATATGATTTTCCAAGTACTAGCCCCTGAAATCGAAATCATTACACCAATTCGAGATAAAAAACTGGCAAGACAAGAAGAAATTGACTATTTACAAGCCCAAGGAATTCATTTAGAATGGGCAAAAGCCAAATACTCCATTAATAAGGGACTTTGGGGAACCAGTGTTGGTGGTGAAGAAACTCTGACTTCGCACCTGACCTTACCGGAAGAAGCATGGCCAAGTCAGCTGGAGGAAACAACCCCTCAGCAAGTAAAACTAAGTTTCCATAAAGGAGAACTAATTGCTGTAAATGATGAAGAACTAACTTCAGTAGCTGCCATTGAGAAACTTCAGTCGATTGCCTCTAAGTATGCTATTGGAAGAGATATACATATTGGTGATACCATAATTGGCATCAAAGGAAGAGTTGGATTTGAAGCCGCTGCTCCTATAATTACTATTAAGGCTCACCACGCTCTTGAGAAGCACGTACTAACTAAGTGGCAACAACAACACAAGGATTACCTAGGTAACTGGTACGGAATGTTATTGCATGAAGGACAATACCTTGATGAAGTAATGCGAAACATTGAAGCCTTCTTAACAGATTCTCAGAAAAACGTAACAGGTGATGTTTGGGTAAGTTTACACCCTTATCGTTTTGCAATCGATGGCATTTCTTCACCTCATGATTTAATGAATGCTCATTTTGGAAGCTATGGTGAAATGAACAAAGGCTGGACAGCTGATGACGCCAAAGGATTTATCAAAATAGTATCAAATAGTACTAAAATCCATCAAGCGGTAAACACTAAAGATCATGATTAA